CGACGAACCGTATTGGGGACGTGGTTTCGCGACCGAAATGGCGCATGCGTCGATACGCGTTGCGTTCGACGCCTTGAAAGTCGCCAACGTGTACGGCGTGATCGACCCCGTCAACGTGCCGTCCCGCCATGTCCTCGAAAAGAGCGGCTTCGCCTACGTGAAAGACTTTCTATACCATGGGGAATGGGAGAGCGCGCTCTTCCGGGCGCCGGCCTCTAACTAATATTTTAGTTGACAGGCCTCGGCCTGCCGCGGTAAACTGCTCCTAAAGAATTAGGAGATAGGTCAGCCGTGAGGGATTCCTGGATTTTGCGCATCGTGCCGATGCTCGTCGTCACGTTGCTCGTGTGGAGCGGGGCGCGGGTCTGCGTCCAGGCACAATCAAACGAGCCGAACGCGACCGTCCACGAGTCGTTTGGGACGACCCCGGACGTGCGTATTCGTCTCGAGAACGTCTCCGGCCGGATTCTGGTGACGCCATCGACCGCGAACGTAGTCGAGATCAAAGCGGTCAAATCCGCTCCCGATGCGGCAGCCCTGGCTGGAATGAGCGTGACGATCAGCAAGGACGGCAGTCCCGTAAACGACGTCGACATTCGTACGCACTATGACCGCGACGGGCGCGGTGGATCCGTCGAGTACACCCTGAGCGTGCCTCGACGCGCGGTGCTCCGGCTCTCCAACGTGATGGGCAACATCGTCGCAAACGGTATTGCGAACGATATGACGTTAACCGACGTGGCCGGGAATCTGTCCGCCGAAAATAGCGACGGCAGCGTGCGAGCGCATACCATCAACGGCGCGATCGTCGTTTCCGTGACGAGTTTTCCGGAAGGTCGAAGCGTTTCGCTTCATACCGTCAGCGGTGCGATTAGCCTTACTGTGCCGCACGACGCCGGCGCCGTCGTAAAAGCGCAGACGACGTCCGGCGGCTTTCAATCCGATTTCCCGCTTACCGTCAAATCCGAGATGGTCGGATCACATGCGAACGGTCGCATCGGGACCGGCTCCGGGTGGATCGATCTCGAAAGCATCAGCGGTACGTTGCAGCTCAAATCCGGACGCTAGAGAGTTCTTCCAAAACGCCGGGTCGCTCTGAATGCCATCCCAGCTCGCGCACTGCTTTCGCGCCTGAGATCCGTTGATCGAGCGCGAGCGCATCGGCGAAGGGGCCGATCATTTTACGGCCTTCATCGAGCGTGACCGTGTGCACGTTGCCATCGCCGCCGGCAACACGGCTTGCAGCGCGTGCGAGCTCACCGTATTGGACCGAGTTGCTGCTGACGCCGTTGTAGAGCGAATCGGATGGTGCGCGATCGATTGCGAGCGCGTATAACTCCGCGAGCGCCTCGACGTGCACCATCTGCCAGTGGTTCTTTCCGTCGCCGAAGATCGCGAGCTGCTGCGCTTTCGCAAGGCCGATCATCATGCCGACGAGGCCGCCGCTGCCGCCGTACACGAGACCGGGGCGGATCACGATCGTGCGCAGCTTATGCCGCTGCGCGTCTTGAACTTTCTTCTCCATCGCGGGCCGCCATGCAACGAGCGGAATCGGATTGAGCGCCGCCCGCTCGTCAATCGTCTTACCGCCGGTATCCCCGTAGACCCACACGCCGCTCGTATAGATGAAAGCTTCATGATCGGTGTCGACCGCGCCAAGCATCGCATCCAGCGCGCCGGCCTCGAGTCCGGGTCCGTCGGCTGTCTGCTCGAACGCGCAATGAATGACGGCATCGGCGTCGTGCGTCATCTCGCGCAACACGTTGTGGTCGCTGAGCGAACCGGCTACAGGGTGCACGCCGGCTGCTTTGAGCTTTTCGATCGACTCGGCCCTACGCGCGAGCCCGACAACGTCGTGCCCATATTTCTTGACGGCGGCACAGACCGCTGTTCCGATGTAGCCGGATGCCCCGGTAACGAATACTCGCATCGTTCTCCTTAAAGCAGTTTGTCGGGTGTGATCGGCAGCTCGCGGATACGTTTGCCGGTCGCATTGTAGACCGCGTTTGCGATCGCAGCGGCGATCCCCGTCGTTCCGATTTCACCAACGCCGCGCACACCGAGCGGATTGAGTAGAAAATCCGGATGCTCGACCGTGATCGCCTCGATCTCGCCGATGTCGGCGTTGACGGGTATCCGGTAGTCCGCAAGGTTGTCGGTCATGACACGACCCGAGCGCTCGTCGAATCGGCCCCCTTCCATCAACGCCATTCCGATGCCGAACACCATCCCGCCGAGAAATTGACTGCGCGTCGTTTTCGGGTTGATGATCTTGCCGCAATCGAATACGCCGAGCGCCCGCGCCACGCGCACGTGTCCGAGCCTCTCATCGACGCGCACTTCTACGAACTGCGCTCCAAACGAGTGAAATGAGTACCGGCCTTGCTCGTCACCGGGCGCCGAGCTGGCTTCCGCGCGATTCTTGCCGCTCTCGCGTAATTTCAGGCAAGCAGCCTGAACCGCCGGCATGACACTCGCCGTGCTCATCGAACCGCCCGCGACCGGCGCGGGAGGCAACGTAGAATCGCCAATGCGGACTTCGATTTGCTCGATCCCGACGCCAAGTGCATCGGCGGCGACCTGCGCAATGATCGAATACATTCCGGTTCCGATGTCGTGCGTTGCGACCTCAACGAGGAAGTTGTCGCCGTCTCGACGCACGCGGGCGCTAGCCGGCGAACGCAGTCCGGGAAATGTTGCTGTTGCGACGCCGTATCCGACGTACTCGTTGTGTTCGCGCCGCTCGCGGGCTTTACGCGGGCGGTCCTTCCAACCGAAGCGCGTCGCGCCGACCCGCAGACACTCGACCAAATGCCGGCTGGAGAAGGGCAGCTTCTCTTCCTCATCTTGCGTCGCGTCGTTTTTCACACGCAACTCAATGGGATCGATGCCTAGCTTCGCGGCGAGCTCATCAAGCGCGGATTCGAGCGCGAACGTTCCCGGAGTCTCGCCCGGTGCGCGCATCGGTCCCGGCGCGGGTGTATTTAACCAGACCGCTTCGTGACTGATACGAACGTTCGGACACGAATAGAGCATCGACGTGATGCGTCCGGACGGTTCGACGAACCAGCCGGCGACGGACGTGCCGATCGTCGAGGCATGGTCGATTGCAACTAGCTTACCGTCTTTTTGCGCACCGATGCGAATGTGCTGTTCGGTGCGCGGACGATTCCCCGTCTGTTCGAAGAGCTGCGTGCGTGTCAGCACCAACTTCACCGGGCGCTTGAGCTCGCGTGCGGCCATCGCGGCGAAAATCGTGTGCGGAAAGGAAAAGCCTTTGTTTCCGAATCCGCCGCCCACGAAGGGGGAGATGATGTGCACGTTGTCGACCGCTACATCGAACACGATCGCGACGTACTGCTGAAGACCTTTAACCCACTGCGACGGCTCGTGAATCGTCAGCTTATCGCCGTTCCATTGCGCCACGGTCGCATGTGGTTCCATCGGATTGTGAAACTGCGTCGGCGTCGAGTACTGCTCGTCGAGCTTAACCGGGGCGCTGGCGAGCTGCTTGTCGACGTCACCGCGTTCCGTTTGCAAGGCCGATCCGAAGAATTGCTCGGGTTTCGTGCGCCCAGCCTTCGGGTCATCGAACGAAAGCAGTGCGTGACCTGGTTCGTAGGTTACGCGCACGCGGGCGGCTGCAGCCCGTGCTGCCTCAAACGTTTCGGCGACGACGACGGCAATTTGCTGTCCGTAGTGGACGATCTGGGGACCTTGCATGGGCATGAAGGTTTGCGCCGGGACAATCGCCTTCATGAAATCAGCTTCCGGCTGGGTGAAGCGAGGCGAATTCTCATGCGTGAAAATCTTGAGAACGCCGTGAATCTCGCCGGCCGCCGCCGTATCGAATGAAACGATCTTCCCGTGCGCGATCGTGCTCGTCACCATCACGGCGTACGCAACGTGTTCGACCGGTGTATCGGCTGCATATTGCGCCTGACCGCTGACTTTCAAACGCCCGTCGACGCGATCGATCGGGGTTCCGACGACGGGGGTGTGCCCGGTAACCGTCGCCGTCATGCTCCGTGCCTCACCGTTTCTAAGGCGCGTACGATCGCGCGCGTCGCGAGCTCGACCTTAAAGCCGTTGTCGCGTCTCGGAACGGCGTGTGCGAGTGCGATCTCTGCGGCTTTTTGAAACGCGGAGTCGCCGGAGGTTCCCACGAGCGCGTCTTCGGCCGCGCGCGCACGCCAGGGAATCGTTCCGACGCCGCCGAGTGCAATGCGCGCTTCGTCGATGCGATCGCCGTCGAATTCGAGTCCGGCGGCGACGGACACGAGCGCGAACTCATACGACGCGCGGTCGCGAACTTTGAGGTATGTTGAATGGCGGTGCGCGCGGCCGTGCGGAATCTCGATGGCGACGATCAACTCGCCCGGTTTCAGGTCGTTCTCGACGTTCGGCGTCTCGCCCGGCAACGCATAAAATTCGTCGAGCGATATGCGGCGCGAGCCGGCTACGCTTTGGATTTCGACGATGGCGTCGAGGGCGACGAGAGCCACGGCAGCGTCCGAAGCGTGCGTTGCGAAGCACGCGTCACTCGTTCCGAGAACCGCATGCATGCGATGGAAGCCCTCGAAGGCGTCGCAGCCGTCGCCCGGACGTCGCTTGTTGCATGCCGCCGCGGGATCGCGGAAATACGAGCAGCGCGTGCGCTGCAAGATGTTGCCACCAACCGTCGCCATGTTGCGCAGCTGCGGTGATGCGCCGGCGAGGAAAGCGTTCGATAGCATCGGGAAATGCTCGACGACGGCGGGATGATGCGCGACGTCGCTGTTGCGAACGAGCGCTCCGATCCGAATGCGCTTGGCGTCGGCATCGATCGAATTCAGTGGAAGCCGGGTAATGTCGACGAGCGTCGCCGGCGAGGTCACGCCGCATTTCATCAAGTCAACGACGTTCGTTCCGCCCGCGATGAATGCTGCGTCCTTCGTCCGAGCGATCATCTCGAGAGCTTCGCGCGTATCCGTGGGCGCAAGAAGATCAAACGCCTGCACGTCGCACCTCCTGGCGCACGGCTGCGAGAATATTCGAATACGCACCGCAACGACAGAGGTTACCGCTCATCGCTTCGCGGATCTCGCCGTCCGTGTGCGCGTGGCCTTCGTTGACGAGACCGAGCGCCGAGACGATTTGGCCCGACGTGCAGAAACCGCACTGAAAGGCATCGTGCTCGATGAATGCTTGCTGCAACGGGTGCAGCGAGCCGTTCGTCGCGACGCCTTCGATCGTCGTGATTTCCGCATTCGCGTGCATCATCGCGAGCGATAGGCACGCGAGCACGCGGCTTCCATCCACGAGGACCGTACATGCTCCGCACTGCCCGTAATCGCAGCCTTTTTTCGTACCGACGAGACCGAGCCGCTCGCGCAACGCGTCGAGCAATGTGACGTTCGGCTCCAACTCCACGGTGTGGTCGGAGCCATTGACTTTCAATTTCATCTGCGGCATTAGTATGCCCCAGGACCCCGGGGTTTCTCGGTCAGTTTCGGGACGTATGCGAGAGCTCGGCGTTGAGTTCCGCAACCAGACGTGCCTTCTCCGCAAGCTTCACGCGTGCGGCCGCAAGGCCGCGTTTGATGTACGGTGCCGCGCCCGCCGGGGACCGAGCTTGCACCCACACCGCGATAACGGACGGTGGCTCGGCATCCTTGTAGATGTCGGGAAGCGCATCGGCCATGAACAGCGCCCGGTCGAATTCGGAGAAGTCCTTCAAGAGATCCGGCCCGTGCCGTTCGAAGAATGTCCAGGAGAGCTTCGGATTCCAGTCGGCCGATTCGAAGATCAGGCGCAGCTTGTTGCTCTGTGCTTGTGGCGGCAGCGGATCCGTCATGACCGCCTGCAGCGCCATAGCCGCAAGCTTCGGATCGCGTATCGTGACCAGCGCGCCATAGAAGCGCCCCACCTCCGGAACGTCGCGCGCCGTGAGCGCGACCTTGTGGAGCCGCTCGAACATCGCCGGGTCGGCGTAGGCTGCCACGACCGGTAACACGGTGCCTTGTTGATCGGGCGAGAGCGACGCGTGATTATGTTCAAAGATCGCAAAGCGGCGTCGAGCCTCTCCGATCACGGCGGGATCACCGAATTGCCCGAGCGCGAGGATCGCCTTATTGCGAAGGTCGCGGATCGGCGGAGCTTCACCCGGTTTGATATTCCATCCGAGCGCCTTCACGAGCGGCGATAAGAGCTCACGCGACCGGCGTAACAGATCGGCGTGGCGCGGCAGACCGCGTTCGTCCTGTTCGAACGTGGTGAGCGATGCGATGATTTGCTCCCACGCGCGAGCATCGTAGTCGGAACCCATTTTCGCGGC
Above is a genomic segment from Candidatus Baltobacteraceae bacterium containing:
- a CDS encoding DUF4097 family beta strand repeat-containing protein, which produces MRDSWILRIVPMLVVTLLVWSGARVCVQAQSNEPNATVHESFGTTPDVRIRLENVSGRILVTPSTANVVEIKAVKSAPDAAALAGMSVTISKDGSPVNDVDIRTHYDRDGRGGSVEYTLSVPRRAVLRLSNVMGNIVANGIANDMTLTDVAGNLSAENSDGSVRAHTINGAIVVSVTSFPEGRSVSLHTVSGAISLTVPHDAGAVVKAQTTSGGFQSDFPLTVKSEMVGSHANGRIGTGSGWIDLESISGTLQLKSGR
- a CDS encoding NAD-dependent epimerase/dehydratase family protein, whose protein sequence is MRVFVTGASGYIGTAVCAAVKKYGHDVVGLARRAESIEKLKAAGVHPVAGSLSDHNVLREMTHDADAVIHCAFEQTADGPGLEAGALDAMLGAVDTDHEAFIYTSGVWVYGDTGGKTIDERAALNPIPLVAWRPAMEKKVQDAQRHKLRTIVIRPGLVYGGSGGLVGMMIGLAKAQQLAIFGDGKNHWQMVHVEALAELYALAIDRAPSDSLYNGVSSNSVQYGELARAASRVAGGDGNVHTVTLDEGRKMIGPFADALALDQRISGAKAVRELGWHSERPGVLEELSSVRI
- a CDS encoding xanthine dehydrogenase family protein molybdopterin-binding subunit; protein product: MTATVTGHTPVVGTPIDRVDGRLKVSGQAQYAADTPVEHVAYAVMVTSTIAHGKIVSFDTAAAGEIHGVLKIFTHENSPRFTQPEADFMKAIVPAQTFMPMQGPQIVHYGQQIAVVVAETFEAARAAAARVRVTYEPGHALLSFDDPKAGRTKPEQFFGSALQTERGDVDKQLASAPVKLDEQYSTPTQFHNPMEPHATVAQWNGDKLTIHEPSQWVKGLQQYVAIVFDVAVDNVHIISPFVGGGFGNKGFSFPHTIFAAMAARELKRPVKLVLTRTQLFEQTGNRPRTEQHIRIGAQKDGKLVAIDHASTIGTSVAGWFVEPSGRITSMLYSCPNVRISHEAVWLNTPAPGPMRAPGETPGTFALESALDELAAKLGIDPIELRVKNDATQDEEEKLPFSSRHLVECLRVGATRFGWKDRPRKARERREHNEYVGYGVATATFPGLRSPASARVRRDGDNFLVEVATHDIGTGMYSIIAQVAADALGVGIEQIEVRIGDSTLPPAPVAGGSMSTASVMPAVQAACLKLRESGKNRAEASSAPGDEQGRYSFHSFGAQFVEVRVDERLGHVRVARALGVFDCGKIINPKTTRSQFLGGMVFGIGMALMEGGRFDERSGRVMTDNLADYRIPVNADIGEIEAITVEHPDFLLNPLGVRGVGEIGTTGIAAAIANAVYNATGKRIRELPITPDKLL
- a CDS encoding xanthine dehydrogenase family protein subunit M, translated to MIARTKDAAFIAGGTNVVDLMKCGVTSPATLVDITRLPLNSIDADAKRIRIGALVRNSDVAHHPAVVEHFPMLSNAFLAGASPQLRNMATVGGNILQRTRCSYFRDPAAACNKRRPGDGCDAFEGFHRMHAVLGTSDACFATHASDAAVALVALDAIVEIQSVAGSRRISLDEFYALPGETPNVENDLKPGELIVAIEIPHGRAHRHSTYLKVRDRASYEFALVSVAAGLEFDGDRIDEARIALGGVGTIPWRARAAEDALVGTSGDSAFQKAAEIALAHAVPRRDNGFKVELATRAIVRALETVRHGA
- a CDS encoding (2Fe-2S)-binding protein, with translation MKLKVNGSDHTVELEPNVTLLDALRERLGLVGTKKGCDYGQCGACTVLVDGSRVLACLSLAMMHANAEITTIEGVATNGSLHPLQQAFIEHDAFQCGFCTSGQIVSALGLVNEGHAHTDGEIREAMSGNLCRCGAYSNILAAVRQEVRRAGV